The window CCCCCGGCAACGACGGCGAACGCAATCTCGCCACCGTGCGCGATCTCGCCACTGCTGCGGCAGAGCGGGGCGCCAAGCTCGTTGTCTTCCCCGAATACTCGTCGTATTTCACCCCCACTCTCGGCGCGAACACCGTTGAGGCTGCTGAGCCTCTCGACGGACCATTCGTCATCGGGGTCGCGGCCATTGCCAAGATTCTCGGCATCCATATTGTCGCTGGCATGATCGAGCAGACCATCGGGGGCGACCGGGTCTACAACACGGTTGTCGCGGTCGACCCGCAGGGCAGGCATGTTGCCACGTATCGCAAAATTCATCTGTATGACGCGTTCGGCCAGCAGGAGTCGGAGTGGGTCGCGCCGGGCCCCGTCGAACGGCCAGAAGTTTTCACGGTCGACGGACTCACCGTCGGTCTGCAGACCTGTTACGACCTTCGCTTTCCCGAGGTATCCCGGCGGTTGATGGATGCGGGGGTCGATGTCATCGCCTGCCCCAGCGAGTGGGTGCGCGGCCCGCTCAAGGAACACCACTGGCGCACGCTCATCACCGCGCGGGCTCTTGAGAACACCCTTTATGTTGCGGCAGCCGACCACACACCCCCCATCGGCGTGGGCAACAGCATGATCGTCGATCCCATGGGCGTCGAGATTGCTACTGCGGGGGAGCGCGTCGACATCGCCCTCGGCTGGGTGACAAAAAGTCGCATCGACGACGTGAGAATCACAAATCCTGCGGTAAAGCTCCGCAGATTTGGGGTACATCCGCTGTAGTCAACGCACCCCCTCGCATCGTAGAGTTGGCCTCATACGTTTCCGGGGGGAGCAAACGATGAGTGAGCCATATCGCGTCATAGTGATCGAGGACGATCCAGACGTCGCGTTCTATATCAAGACGGTGCTGACGAAGCAGGGGTGCATCGTCCAGACGTTCCACGATCCCGCATTCGCCCAGCAAGCGATGCGTCTTTACGAGCCGGATGTTGTGATCACCGACATCGAGATGCCCGGCATCACGGGAATCCAGGTCATCGAGTTGGTGAGGGCTGTGCGCCCCGGCACCCCGGTTGTCGTCATGACCGCACACGTGTCGGTCGACTACGCCGTCGAGGCTCTGCGGGCTAATGCCGACGAGTTTCTCACCAAGCCGATCCCCTCGGCCGATCTCATCGCGGTCGTCACGCGGCTTGCAGACGAGTTTCGCCGGGCCAAGGCGAGCATGCCAGACCCTGAGGTTGTGCTTGCCATCGGCGCGCACCCCGACGACGTCGAGCTCGGTGTGGGCGGAATCCTCCTGGGCCACCGGTCGGCGGGCGACGCGGTTCACATCCTCACCCTCTCCCGCGGCGGCAAGGGCGGACAGGTCAGTGAACGCCAGACGGAGGCATTCGTTTCGGCCGAAATGCTCGGCGCGCGGCTGCATCTCGAAGACCTGCCAGATTCTGAAATCGCCGAGAACGAGCCCACGCTGAGCCTCATCGCCAAGGTCGTCGCCGAGATCCGCCCCACGATCGTCTATGTGCACAGCGATCACGACATGCACCAGGATCACCGTGCCGTGCACAAGGCCGCGCTGCTGGCCACACGCGCCGTGCGCAGCGTCTCGTGCTACCAGTCGCCCTCGTCGACGGTCGATTTTCGACCCAACCGCTTTGTGGCCATCGACGAGTTTCTCGACAAAAAGATCCAGCTCGTGCAGGCTCACAAATCGCAGGTCGCGGTGAGCCGCGCCCACACCTCAGATGCCCTGCTGGCGGCAGCCCGCTACTGGTCCCGCTTCGGGGATGGCGAGGCGTGCGAACCCCTCGAGATCGTTCGAGATTCGGGTGATCTCTCATTTGGTTCTGCGGATGTTGCTTTAGCGCTCAAGGCCCACCGCCAGGCCCAGGCGAGCCAGCTGTCGCAGTGAGCGCCTCGGCCACCATCGAGGCACCGGCAAGGCCCCAGGGCTTGTTTTTGTCTGCTCTGGCCTGGAATCGGCTCATGACGCTTTCAGACGCGCCCATGATTCGGCAGGCTCCGATCTCCGTTGCGCTCATCCTGGTGCTGGTCGTCGCGGCGATCGACGGAGGTTTCGTCGAAAGCACCAACGCCGCCTACTGGGCAACCTGGGCGACTCTGGGCATCGCTGTCGCCGTGTCTATTCTTGCGAGCGCGGTGCACAGCACGGCGCTGGGAATCGCCGTCCCGTTCATCTCTATGGTGGCCATCGCATTCGGTCGAGCGGCGATCGGGCCAACTGTCACGCTGCTCCTCCTGCTCTGTGTGCTCTGGATCGCCCTCCTCCCCGGGCGCCGATGGGTTGTCATTTCCGGGCTCAGCACCCTCGCCGCCGTGGCGTTGAGCTATGTCTGGCCCACCACCGTGATCGATCCCACCCACGTCGTGATGGAGCTCGTCATCACGCCCCTGATGTTCAGCACGATCGCCGCGGTCATCAACCGGGTAATAGAAGACAACAAGGCCAGGATGGAGTCCAACGAACTGCTGGTGCGGCAGCGCGAAGAAGCGCTCGCCGACGCTGTTGACCTGGTCTCTCGGTTGCGCGAGAACGAGGCTCAGCTCGAATCCGCCGGCTACCTGTTCCGTAGCGTGCTGGATTCCGTGACGAGGCAGTCCGTGATCGGCACCGATCTCTCCGGGCTCATCGACGTCTGGAACACCGGCGCCCAGACCATGTTGGGCCTCAACGCCGCCGATGTCGTCGGCAACCGGTACATCCATGAGTTCCACAGGGACGAAGAGCTTCACGAGCGCGCCCGTGAACTGGGATACCCCGCGGGCGCCACAGTGTTGAACCCGGGGTTCTCCGCCCTCGTGGAAGTCGCGCGTCTCGGCGGCTCTGAGGATCGCGACTGGACGTACTTGCGAGCCAACGGAGACGAGGTGTTTGCCCACGTCGCGGTGACCCCGCGCATTGATGAGAACGGTCGAACCGTCGGCTACATCTTCGTCGGCGCCGATGTCACAGATAAAAAGGAGCTCGCCAAGCTCCAGGATGAGTTCGTGGGTCTCGTCTCGCACGAACTGCGCACCCCCGTGAGTTCGATTCTCGGCTACCTCGAGCTGATGCGTGATGCCACAGAACCACCGCTCTCCGACGAACAGCTGCAGTATCTGGGCGTCGCCGAGCGCAACGCGCACCGCCTGCTCAGGCTTGTTGGGGATCTCCTGTTCACGGCTCAGGTGGCCGCTCATAAATTCCCCATCGAGGCGGCCGAGGTCGACCTCAACGGAGTAGTTCAGGCATCCGTAGAGTCGGCCAGGCCGGCATCCCAGACCGCCAATGTCTTGCTGCTTCTTCGCCCGGCAGACTCCCACCCTGTGGTGTGGGGCGATGCGACCCGCATCGCTCAGGCGTGCGACAACCTGCTCTCCAACGCCATCAAGTTCACTCCGCGCGGAGGAACGGTGTCAGTGAATGTCTCCATCGAGGGCGAGTTCGCCCGCATCGCGATCCGCGATACCGGGATGGGCATTCCGCCCGATGAGATCGCCATGCTCTCGACCCGGTTCTTCAGAGCGTCCACAGCCACGCGCAGCGCAGTTCAGGGTGTCGGCCTTGGACTCTCCATCACCAAGGCGATCGTTACGGCCCACGGCGGCGAACTGTCGGCCGAGAGCGAGGTGGGCGTTGGCACGACGTTTACCTTCACGCTTCCGCTCCGGGGCCGGGCGGCCTAACCCGCGAGCGTCATCTCAGGGACCGAAGCCGCTCCGATGCTTCCTGAAGCACGTCGTCACGCTTGCAGAACGCAAACCTCACGAGCGTCGAGTAGTCGGATTGCCGCTCTGGCCGCACGAAGGCGGTGAGGGGGATCGCGGCGACCCCAGCCCTCTCGGGCAGGGCGCGGCAGAACTCGTGGGCATCGGTTGCGCCTAACGGTGCTGCGTCGGCCACAACGAAGTAGCCAGCAGAGGGCACCGCGACACCGAAACCGGCTGCCTCCAGCCCTGCGCAGAGGAGGTCGCGGCGCCGAGCGAGCGTTGCGGCGGCCCCGGAGAAGAAGGTGTCGGGCAGATCGAGCCCGACCGCTATCGCGGGTTGTAGCGGAGCCGCGTTCGAATAGGTCAGGTATTGCTTCACAGCGAGAATCGCGGATGCCAAGGGAGCCGGCGCTGTGAGCCATCCCACCTTCCAGCCCGTGGTGTTGAAGGTCTTGCCAGCGCTGGAGATGCTCACCGTGCGCTCTGCCGCACCCGCTCTCGTAGCGAGAGGCGTGTGGGCACTGGCGAACACAAGGTGCTCATACACTTCATCGGTCACGATGATCGCGTCGTGCCGGTGGGCGAGTTCTACTACCAGGTCGAGCGTCTCGGTGCTGAAGACGGATCCCGTGGGATTGTGCGGGTCGTTGACGATAATCAGCCGGGTGCGGTCGGTGATGGCGGCGCGTAGCTGCTCATGGTCGGGCTGAAAGTGCGGGGCGCGCAGCGGCACGACGCGGTGCACCGCACGGGCTAAGCCGATTATGGCGGCATAGGAGTCGTAGAACGGTTCGAAGGTGACGACCTCGTCGCCCGGTTCCGTGAGGGCCAAGATCGTGGCGGCCAGCGCCTCCGTTGCTCCTGCCGTGACGACAACCTCGCGATCGGGGTCAATATCGAGGTCGTAGAACCGCTTCTGGTGACGAGCGATCGCCTGCCGGAGCACCGGGATGCCCACGCCGGGAGGATATTGATTGGCGCCGTCCGAGATGGCCTTCCGTGCCGCTTCGAGCACTTCGGGCGGGCCGTCTTCGTCGGGGAATCCCTGGCCGAGGTTCACGGCGTTCGTCGCGGTAGCCAACGCCGTCATCTCGGCGAATATCGTTTGCGCCAGCGTGCCGTCGGGGCCGAGAAGCATCGCCCCTTCTGCCGCGCGAGACCACGAGCCAGACACCGTCATTCGAACACAACCGCCATGAGAGACAGGGTAGCGTGATGCGAGAATCGCTAGGTGGGCCGACCGTTCCGCCATGGTGAGCAGCCTCGCAGCCCGCGCATAGAAAACGTGAAGGTTTGCGGGGGAAGCTGACACCGCCTGAAAGGAGCCACCCATGGCCGAGAACCCCCAGGTCCCCGAGGACCAGACCCCCGAGAACGCCCCAGAAACACCTCAGGCACCCGAGACTTCGTCGGTGGTGCCTCCTCTGGCGCCGTCGACCGACGCCGGGCATCAGCCCGTTTCGTCGCCATCCGTTGACACCACGCCCGCTGGGTCGCCCGCACATCACACACCCCCGGCTGGCCCGCCCGCAGGTGAAGCACCTCGCGCAGCGGCGCCCGGAACGCCGGATGCTTCCGGCAAGCCGGAGAAGAAGCGCTCGATGGCCGCGGGCATGGTTGCCGTCGCGGCGGTCGCCGCCCTCGTCGGCGGAGCGGTCGGCGCTGGCGTTGTCGCGCTCAACATGGATAACGGCAGCGTCGTAGCAACGAACGACAGGGTCGGCACCAACCTCATGATCAACGACGTGGATAACGCCACGGTGATCAGTGGTGTCGCGGCCAAGGTCGCCCCTTCGGTTGTGACTCTGTCGGTGACGGGCGGGTCCGCATCGGGAACCGGATCCGGCGTCATCCTTACCGAGGATGGCTACATCGTGACCAACGCCCACGTCGCAACGCTGAGCGGAGCGACGTCGGACCCCACGATCAAGGTGCAGAGCTACGACGGCCGCCTCTTCAACGCCACACTCGTCGGCAGCGACCCCATCGCCGATCTTGCGGTGGTCAAAGTCGAGAGCGACGTCACGTTCCAGCCGGCCGAGTTCGCCAATTCGAACAAGCTCAATGTCGGCGATATTGCCATCGCCATCGGCGCCCCGCTTGGTCTAGCCAACACGGTAACGAGCGGTGTAATCAGCGCCCTCAACCGCAGCATCACCGTTGCGTCGTCCGAGGCGCCAGACACGGAGGAGGCCCCGGACCCTGACGATGGCCAGAACGGCTTTGGCCCGTTCGATTTCTGGCAGTTCGATAACGGACAGGGCAACAGCGGTTCTACTTCGACGTCGACCACAATCGCCCTCCCGGTCATTCAGACCGATGCGGCCATCAACCCCGGCAACTCGGGTGGCGCCCTCGTCGACGAGGATGGCAAGGTCATCGGCATCAACGTGGCGATCGCCAGCACGGGAACATCGTCGTCCGAGACGAGCGGCAACATCGGCGTCGGCTTTGCTATCCCGTCGAACCTGGCTAAGCGCGTGGCCTTCGACATCATCAACGACGGCTCCACCTCCCACGGGTTGCTGGGGGCCATGGTTGCCGATGTCACGGATGACCCGTCCCTGGCCGATAGCGACACGACGGGAGCGGCGATTCAGGATGTCACCCCCGGTGGCCCTGCGGAGAAAGCTGGGCTCAAGGCGGGCGACCTCATCACCGAGTTCAATGGAATTCCCGTGACGGGCAAGACCGATCTCACGGCGCAGGTACGAGTGCTCCCTGGTGGCGACGAGGCCGAAGTCACCTATATTCGCGGCGGCAAGTCCTACACAACCACGGTCACGCTCGATTCGCTTCAGTAGTCGCAGGTCGCTTCAGAAGCCGCACGAGAAGGGCGAGGTTTCGCGCACGCGATGCCTCGCCCTCCGCTTGTCAACAGGGTCTGACTGGTAGGCTCGCCCGTGTCTTCAGTGCGCTGGATGACACGCCCAATTCCCTTGTAATGACTGGAAAGCATGCCGCGAGAAACCGCTGAATACCCCGGGGTCTCCTATGTCATGCCCGTGCTCAACGAGGTCGAGCACATCGAGGCAGCCATCCTGAGTCTCACAGGACAGGATTACCCGGGAGAGTGCGAGATCGTGCTCGCTCTCGGCCCCAGTGTCGACGGAACCAATCGGGTTATCGAAGAGATGGCCAAGGCCGACCCTCGCATCCGCAGCATCGAGAACGAACTCGGCAGCACGCCCGGCGGCCTAAACGCCGCGATTCGAGCCTCACACTTTCCCATCGTTGTTCGTGTCGATGCTCACTCGGTGTTGCCGCCGAACTACACCCGCATTGCGGTAGAGACGCTTCTGCGCACGGGAGCCGACAACGTCGGCGGCATCATGAAGGCAGAGGGTGTCACGCCATTCGAGCGCGCCGTGGCTCACGCCTACGGTTCGAAGGCGGGGCTCGGAGGAACCCCTCACCACGTCGGCGGCAAAGAGGGGCCAGCAGAAACGGCTTACCTCGGCACTTTTCAGCGCCATCGTCTGCTTGAGGTCGGGCTCTTCGATGAGGGAATCAAGCGCGGCCAAGACTGGGAGCTCAACCGTCGCCTGCGGGCGACAGGCGGAACGGTGTGGTTCACTCCCGACCTCGAGGTCGTTTACCGGCCCCGATCAAGCCTGGTTAAGCTGATCCGCCAGTTCGTGGCCACGGGAATCTGGCGGGGAGAGTTGGCACGTCGCTTTCCCTCAGAAAACGGCCTGCGATACTTTGTTCCGCCTCTTGCCGTGATCGGCGTTGTGCTCGGACTCGTCCTCGGAACGATCGGCGCGATCGCAGGCACCTGGCTGGTCTTCGCCTACCTAGTTCCTGCTCTCTACGCCTTCTTCGTGGTGGTTGCCACGATCCCCGTTCTCGGTAGCGAGGGTATTCGGGCCGCGTTATGGCACCTCGTGGCGCTGCCGTGCATACACTTCGGATGGGGTGCAGGCTTCGTGCTGGGCTACTTCAAACTCAGCCGCAACATCACGGCTCACACGGGGAGATGACGATGACATCAGAAACTCCGCGGGGACGGCCCTCGTCGATCGCCGAGCTGCGCGCCGTCGCCCAGCCGCCCGAGGTGCGTCTGCGCGCCAACGCCGAGCACTGGACGGCGTCGCTTTATCTGCGCAACCTTTCCCCGTACCTCACCTGGATGCTTCTCAAGACCTCCGTTTCGGCTAACGGTGTCACGGGACTCATGATCCTGACGGGCTGGTGCACTGCTTTCGCGCTGCTCATTCCCGGTATCACGGGCGCCGCGCTGGCTCTCGTTCTCGGCCAGCTTCAGATGCTGATCGACTGCTGCGATGGCGAGGTCGCCCGCTGGCGCGGCACGAGTTCACCGGCGGGAGTGTTTCTCGACAAGGTCGGGCACTACACGACCGAAAGCCTCATCCCCATCGTCCTGGGCATCCGTGCTGCCGGCTACCCGTTCGACGCGCCAGAAGACTTCTTCTGGACTTCGCTCGGCCTGCTCCTCGCGGTGTTCATCCTGCTCAACAAGGCGCTCAACGACATGGTTCATGTGGCCAGGGCCAATGCTGGTCTTGCCAAGTTGGCCGACCGCCGCGAGGAGTCCGAGCCAGACCAGCGCATGATCGCCAAGCTGCGCCGACTGGCTCGGTTTGTTCCATTCCACCGGCTTTATCACTCGGTAGAACTCACGATCCTGGTGTTCGTCGCCGCGCTCATCGGCCTTGTCATCGGCCCTGAGATCGCCGATCGTGCCCTTCTGATCGCACTCGTTCCGCTCGCCGGGCTGGCCCTCGTTGGGCACTTCGTGGCGATCATGGCGTCGAAGCGGGTGCGATCCTGACCGCCTCGACCCTCCCCACGGTCGGCGTTGTCGTGCTCACGCAGGGCAAGCGCCCCGACGATTTGCGGGCGGGCCTTGAGAGTGTGCTCGCCCAGGAGGGGATTTCGGCCGACGTCGTCGTTGTCGGCAACGGATGGAACCCCACGGGCCTTCCTGACGGCGTGCGCGCACTGGCCCTGCCCGAGAACCTGGGCATTCCTGCCGGTCGAAACCGGGGAGTAGAGCAGGTCACTGGCGAGTGGCTGTTCTTTCTCGACGACGACGCGCGCGTTCCTTCCCCCACTTTTGTGACGGATGCGATCGCCCTCATGACGCAGGACCCCACGATCGGGCTCGTGCAACCGCGGGTCGTCGACCCGTCCGGCGTCACCAACCCTCGCCGCTGGGTGCCGCGCATCCGCAAAGGGGAGGCCACCCACTCCAGCAACGTCTTCTCGGTGTGGGAGGGCGCGCTGGTGATGCCTCGCGTCGTCTTCGATCGCACGGGTGGATGGGCCGAGCCGTTCTTCTACGCCCACGAGGGCATAGAGCTGGCCTGGCGGGTGTGGGATCAGGGGCTCCGCGTCTGGTACGCGGGCGATCTTGTCGCTTATCACCCCGCAATCGAGCCGACCCGGCACGACTACTACTACAGGCTCAACGCCAGAAACCGGGTGTGGCTGGCCAAGCGCAACCTGCCCTGGGTGATCGCCCCGCTCTATGTCGGCAGCTGGACGGCCATTCAGCTGCTGCGCTGGGCCCGCAATCCGGGGGCGCTCAAGGCCTGGTTTGGCGGCTGGCGGGCCGGATGGCGCGAGCCGGCAGGGGAGCGTCGACGCATCAGGTGGGTAACGGTTTTGCGAATGGCACGTTTCGGTCGGCCACCATTGGTTTAATAAAGTGGTGCTGCTTCATGACATCAAGACTGCAAAACGCTTGGTGACAAGCATCCTCAACTCGCGTCGAACGCGGGGTGAGCTCGCCCGCAGACTCTCGTCCGACCCCGTGATCCCGCCGGGGCGCATCGAGATCGCCGTGTACTTCGCCGATGCTGCGGTCAATATGTACCAGGTGCGCCAGTGGTACGAGCCCCTGGCGGAGTTGGCGAAGATCCACCCCGTCGCCATCATTTCGCGCTCACCGGGCACGATGCTCAAGCTTATGGACGAGTCGCCGGTGCCCGTCACCTACCGCCGCAAGGTTGCCGACCTCGAATCGTTCGTGGCTGAGCAGGACATCAAGATCGTGTTCTACGTCAATCAGAACGCCAAGAACTTTCAGATGTTCCGCTACGGCCGCATGTGGCACGTCTTCGTCAACCATGGCGAGAGCGACAAGATGTATATGACGACCAATCAGTTCAAGGCCTACGATTACAGCTTCATCGCGGGGGAGGCGGCGGCCGATCGCCTCAGCCACAAGCTGTGGAACTTCGACCTCGCTACCCGTACTAAGCAGATTGGCAGGCCGCAGGCCGACCACTTCGCGGGGACCCCGCCCTATCCCGCGGACGACCGCACCGTTGTGCTCTATTCACCCACGTGGGAGGGCGACAGGGCCGCCGCCGCCTACGGATCAGTCGCGTCGCACGGCCCGGGCCTCGTTGCCGCTCTCTTGGGCGACCCGCGGTACCGGCTCGTGTATCGACCGCATCCACGAACCGGGGTCATCGATCCTGTCGTCAAGCGAGCCAACGAGCAGATCATTGCGGCCATTGCCGCGGCCAACCGGGCCGACCCCACCGCCCACCACCTGTTCGACAACGGACCAGCGCTCGGCTGGCAACTCGCCGATGCCGATGTTGCCATTACCGACATTTCAGCGATGGTCTACGACCGCTTGGCAACGGGGCTGCCGCTCATCGTCACTCGCCCCGCATCGACGCTTGCCGAGGTCGATCTGGCAGGCTACCTCGGC is drawn from Salinibacterium hongtaonis and contains these coding sequences:
- a CDS encoding S1C family serine protease; translated protein: MAENPQVPEDQTPENAPETPQAPETSSVVPPLAPSTDAGHQPVSSPSVDTTPAGSPAHHTPPAGPPAGEAPRAAAPGTPDASGKPEKKRSMAAGMVAVAAVAALVGGAVGAGVVALNMDNGSVVATNDRVGTNLMINDVDNATVISGVAAKVAPSVVTLSVTGGSASGTGSGVILTEDGYIVTNAHVATLSGATSDPTIKVQSYDGRLFNATLVGSDPIADLAVVKVESDVTFQPAEFANSNKLNVGDIAIAIGAPLGLANTVTSGVISALNRSITVASSEAPDTEEAPDPDDGQNGFGPFDFWQFDNGQGNSGSTSTSTTIALPVIQTDAAINPGNSGGALVDEDGKVIGINVAIASTGTSSSETSGNIGVGFAIPSNLAKRVAFDIINDGSTSHGLLGAMVADVTDDPSLADSDTTGAAIQDVTPGGPAEKAGLKAGDLITEFNGIPVTGKTDLTAQVRVLPGGDEAEVTYIRGGKSYTTTVTLDSLQ
- a CDS encoding CDP-alcohol phosphatidyltransferase family protein — its product is MTMTSETPRGRPSSIAELRAVAQPPEVRLRANAEHWTASLYLRNLSPYLTWMLLKTSVSANGVTGLMILTGWCTAFALLIPGITGAALALVLGQLQMLIDCCDGEVARWRGTSSPAGVFLDKVGHYTTESLIPIVLGIRAAGYPFDAPEDFFWTSLGLLLAVFILLNKALNDMVHVARANAGLAKLADRREESEPDQRMIAKLRRLARFVPFHRLYHSVELTILVFVAALIGLVIGPEIADRALLIALVPLAGLALVGHFVAIMASKRVRS
- a CDS encoding sensor histidine kinase → MTLSDAPMIRQAPISVALILVLVVAAIDGGFVESTNAAYWATWATLGIAVAVSILASAVHSTALGIAVPFISMVAIAFGRAAIGPTVTLLLLLCVLWIALLPGRRWVVISGLSTLAAVALSYVWPTTVIDPTHVVMELVITPLMFSTIAAVINRVIEDNKARMESNELLVRQREEALADAVDLVSRLRENEAQLESAGYLFRSVLDSVTRQSVIGTDLSGLIDVWNTGAQTMLGLNAADVVGNRYIHEFHRDEELHERARELGYPAGATVLNPGFSALVEVARLGGSEDRDWTYLRANGDEVFAHVAVTPRIDENGRTVGYIFVGADVTDKKELAKLQDEFVGLVSHELRTPVSSILGYLELMRDATEPPLSDEQLQYLGVAERNAHRLLRLVGDLLFTAQVAAHKFPIEAAEVDLNGVVQASVESARPASQTANVLLLLRPADSHPVVWGDATRIAQACDNLLSNAIKFTPRGGTVSVNVSIEGEFARIAIRDTGMGIPPDEIAMLSTRFFRASTATRSAVQGVGLGLSITKAIVTAHGGELSAESEVGVGTTFTFTLPLRGRAA
- a CDS encoding response regulator; this translates as MSEPYRVIVIEDDPDVAFYIKTVLTKQGCIVQTFHDPAFAQQAMRLYEPDVVITDIEMPGITGIQVIELVRAVRPGTPVVVMTAHVSVDYAVEALRANADEFLTKPIPSADLIAVVTRLADEFRRAKASMPDPEVVLAIGAHPDDVELGVGGILLGHRSAGDAVHILTLSRGGKGGQVSERQTEAFVSAEMLGARLHLEDLPDSEIAENEPTLSLIAKVVAEIRPTIVYVHSDHDMHQDHRAVHKAALLATRAVRSVSCYQSPSSTVDFRPNRFVAIDEFLDKKIQLVQAHKSQVAVSRAHTSDALLAAARYWSRFGDGEACEPLEIVRDSGDLSFGSADVALALKAHRQAQASQLSQ
- a CDS encoding glycosyltransferase family 2 protein translates to MLTQGKRPDDLRAGLESVLAQEGISADVVVVGNGWNPTGLPDGVRALALPENLGIPAGRNRGVEQVTGEWLFFLDDDARVPSPTFVTDAIALMTQDPTIGLVQPRVVDPSGVTNPRRWVPRIRKGEATHSSNVFSVWEGALVMPRVVFDRTGGWAEPFFYAHEGIELAWRVWDQGLRVWYAGDLVAYHPAIEPTRHDYYYRLNARNRVWLAKRNLPWVIAPLYVGSWTAIQLLRWARNPGALKAWFGGWRAGWREPAGERRRIRWVTVLRMARFGRPPLV
- a CDS encoding glycosyltransferase family 2 protein, translating into MPRETAEYPGVSYVMPVLNEVEHIEAAILSLTGQDYPGECEIVLALGPSVDGTNRVIEEMAKADPRIRSIENELGSTPGGLNAAIRASHFPIVVRVDAHSVLPPNYTRIAVETLLRTGADNVGGIMKAEGVTPFERAVAHAYGSKAGLGGTPHHVGGKEGPAETAYLGTFQRHRLLEVGLFDEGIKRGQDWELNRRLRATGGTVWFTPDLEVVYRPRSSLVKLIRQFVATGIWRGELARRFPSENGLRYFVPPLAVIGVVLGLVLGTIGAIAGTWLVFAYLVPALYAFFVVVATIPVLGSEGIRAALWHLVALPCIHFGWGAGFVLGYFKLSRNITAHTGR
- a CDS encoding carbon-nitrogen hydrolase family protein, producing the protein MSRGHAGSTHPQHQQVAIAVAQFAPGNDGERNLATVRDLATAAAERGAKLVVFPEYSSYFTPTLGANTVEAAEPLDGPFVIGVAAIAKILGIHIVAGMIEQTIGGDRVYNTVVAVDPQGRHVATYRKIHLYDAFGQQESEWVAPGPVERPEVFTVDGLTVGLQTCYDLRFPEVSRRLMDAGVDVIACPSEWVRGPLKEHHWRTLITARALENTLYVAAADHTPPIGVGNSMIVDPMGVEIATAGERVDIALGWVTKSRIDDVRITNPAVKLRRFGVHPL
- a CDS encoding pyridoxal phosphate-dependent aminotransferase — its product is MTVSGSWSRAAEGAMLLGPDGTLAQTIFAEMTALATATNAVNLGQGFPDEDGPPEVLEAARKAISDGANQYPPGVGIPVLRQAIARHQKRFYDLDIDPDREVVVTAGATEALAATILALTEPGDEVVTFEPFYDSYAAIIGLARAVHRVVPLRAPHFQPDHEQLRAAITDRTRLIIVNDPHNPTGSVFSTETLDLVVELAHRHDAIIVTDEVYEHLVFASAHTPLATRAGAAERTVSISSAGKTFNTTGWKVGWLTAPAPLASAILAVKQYLTYSNAAPLQPAIAVGLDLPDTFFSGAAATLARRRDLLCAGLEAAGFGVAVPSAGYFVVADAAPLGATDAHEFCRALPERAGVAAIPLTAFVRPERQSDYSTLVRFAFCKRDDVLQEASERLRSLR